One genomic segment of Litorilinea aerophila includes these proteins:
- a CDS encoding SDH family Clp fold serine proteinase, whose translation MDFFSLLWIFLIISSLQPVIRQKILESNRFRLLARLEQKRKSRVIAMIHRQETLSLLGFPLVRYIDIHDSEEILRAIKMTDNDVPIDLILHTPGGLVLAAEQIARALKKHPAKVTVFVPHYAMSGGTLIALAADEVVMDENAVLGPVDPQLGQQPAASIVKVLEQKPLSEVEDETIILADVARKALAQVKETVMELLQDRMSPEQAEQLAVTLSSGVWTHDYPITVDEARKLGLPISTDMPQDIYQLMALYPQSAQRRPSVEYIPVPRSRPAESNRRR comes from the coding sequence ATGGACTTTTTCTCGCTGTTGTGGATTTTTCTCATCATTTCATCCCTGCAGCCGGTCATCCGCCAGAAGATCCTGGAATCGAACCGGTTTCGCCTGCTGGCCAGGCTGGAGCAGAAGCGAAAAAGCCGGGTCATCGCCATGATCCACCGGCAGGAGACCCTCAGCCTGCTGGGCTTTCCCCTGGTCCGCTACATCGACATCCACGACTCGGAGGAGATTCTGCGGGCCATCAAGATGACCGACAACGACGTCCCCATCGACCTGATCCTGCACACGCCGGGCGGGCTGGTGCTGGCCGCGGAGCAGATCGCCCGGGCCCTGAAGAAGCACCCGGCCAAGGTGACGGTCTTCGTGCCCCACTACGCCATGTCCGGCGGCACCCTCATTGCCCTGGCTGCGGACGAGGTGGTGATGGACGAAAACGCGGTGCTGGGTCCGGTGGACCCCCAGTTGGGGCAGCAACCGGCAGCCTCCATCGTCAAGGTGCTGGAACAGAAGCCCCTGAGCGAGGTGGAAGATGAGACCATCATCCTGGCCGACGTGGCCCGCAAGGCCCTGGCCCAGGTGAAGGAGACCGTCATGGAGCTGCTGCAGGATCGGATGAGCCCGGAGCAGGCCGAGCAGCTGGCGGTCACCCTGTCCAGCGGCGTCTGGACCCACGACTACCCCATCACCGTGGACGAGGCCCGCAAGCTGGGGCTGCCCATCAGCACCGACATGCCCCAGGACATCTACCAGCTGATGGCCCTCTACCCCCAGAGCGCCCAGCGCCGGCCCTCGGTGGAATACATCCCGGTGCCCCGCTCCCGCCCGGCCGAGTCCAACCGGCGAAGGTGA